The following are encoded in a window of Thalassotalea insulae genomic DNA:
- a CDS encoding XdhC family protein, protein MQENWQQIISRFDSNEDFVLATIVATRGSTYRKTGTMMLIDQQGACTGLLSGGCLEADISCHAQEVLHQTHNKLLTYDLKADAELLWGLGLGCEGAIDILLQPLNANNQHLEFVHLIQAIEQGQSGIYCQQVSEQTVAQACFIRAPLDDKALLQQQVTNAISGKNNDAKRWLVTPVTPVWSILLCGAGPDAAPVVTMAKQLGWKVTLQDHRENNLAQSEFSLCDAKRKLRAEHLTTDDLAGFDAVIIMTHNLTNDGLLLKNALAADIDYIGLLGPAGRRDKLLAELSLTASDVEQQVFGPIGLDIGGRSPQAIALSICAEIQQFISRQTQQKNLKSWSLKCH, encoded by the coding sequence ATAGTGGCAACCCGTGGCTCAACCTATCGTAAAACCGGTACCATGATGTTGATTGATCAACAGGGAGCTTGCACCGGTTTGCTCAGTGGTGGTTGTCTGGAAGCTGATATTAGTTGCCATGCACAGGAAGTATTGCATCAAACGCATAATAAATTACTGACCTATGATCTCAAGGCGGATGCAGAATTACTTTGGGGGCTGGGATTGGGCTGTGAAGGGGCAATTGACATCTTACTCCAGCCATTAAACGCTAATAACCAACACTTAGAATTTGTCCATTTGATCCAGGCGATTGAACAAGGGCAAAGTGGCATTTATTGTCAGCAAGTGAGTGAGCAGACAGTTGCTCAAGCCTGTTTTATTAGGGCACCTTTAGATGATAAAGCATTGCTACAACAACAAGTAACAAATGCAATATCAGGTAAAAATAATGATGCTAAACGCTGGTTAGTGACGCCGGTGACACCCGTTTGGTCGATATTGCTATGTGGTGCCGGACCCGATGCTGCACCGGTGGTGACTATGGCGAAACAGCTCGGCTGGAAAGTTACTTTGCAAGATCATCGGGAGAATAATTTGGCGCAAAGTGAGTTTTCCCTTTGTGATGCCAAACGAAAATTGCGCGCTGAACATCTAACGACAGACGACTTAGCTGGCTTTGATGCGGTGATTATCATGACCCATAACTTAACCAATGATGGCCTATTACTGAAAAATGCACTGGCAGCTGATATTGATTATATCGGCTTATTAGGGCCAGCAGGGCGACGTGATAAGTTATTAGCTGAGCTGTCATTAACAGCATCCGATGTTGAGCAGCAAGTGTTCGGCCCGATTGGTTTAGATATTGGCGGTCGCAGTCCACAGGCGATAGCCTTATCTATTTGTGCTGAAATTCAACAGTTTATCAGCCGGCAGACTCAACAAAAAAATCTTAAATCCTGGTCTTTAAAATGCCACTAG
- a CDS encoding nucleotidyltransferase family protein, whose amino-acid sequence MPLVLEVILLAAGCSDRLGQPKQLVEFQGQSLIIRQSKMALALSDKVICVLGFQAKRMAQEVSQLSVRCVNNENWHSGLASSIAAGVSAVAPETDAVLLLLVDQWQLTLDDLQRLVTRWQVEPESIVCAEHSTQDSGLAKVFGPPVIFPKQYFSALTRLPQGQGAKSVIAANRQQVIWLPLASAFVDLDTPEQLSELQRVDNID is encoded by the coding sequence ATGCCACTAGTGCTGGAAGTTATTTTGTTGGCGGCGGGTTGTTCAGATCGTCTTGGCCAGCCGAAACAACTGGTCGAATTTCAAGGGCAATCACTGATTATCAGACAAAGTAAAATGGCACTGGCGTTAAGTGATAAGGTTATTTGCGTGTTAGGCTTCCAAGCTAAGCGAATGGCACAGGAAGTTAGTCAGTTGTCAGTACGCTGCGTGAATAATGAAAACTGGCACTCAGGTTTAGCCAGCTCAATAGCTGCAGGAGTTAGTGCTGTGGCCCCAGAAACTGATGCAGTGTTGCTGTTGTTAGTGGATCAATGGCAACTTACGCTTGATGATCTACAGCGATTAGTTACTCGCTGGCAGGTGGAGCCTGAATCGATTGTTTGTGCCGAGCACAGTACGCAAGATAGTGGTTTAGCCAAAGTATTTGGCCCACCAGTGATTTTTCCTAAACAATATTTTTCAGCTTTAACCCGTTTACCGCAAGGGCAGGGTGCTAAATCAGTCATTGCCGCGAATCGTCAGCAGGTTATTTGGCTGCCATTAGCAAGCGCCTTTGTTGATTTAGATACGCCAGAGCAATTATCTGAATTGCAACGCGTTGATAATATCGATTGA
- a CDS encoding DUF2058 domain-containing protein, protein MASLQEQLLKAGLTTKQKARQANTDKRKKNKQKRSGAKVETSLQEQVKQDLAKAQQAKQEKDAALNAEKKQQLAMKEQKLRILQILQHHQITGVEGEKEYNYTFNNVIKKLHLNAMTYQALVNGRLALCGQDDVTYIVTKETAEKLAQLEPEVILVQNDQVDDEHTDEEDPYAAYQIPDDLMW, encoded by the coding sequence ATGGCATCTTTACAAGAGCAATTATTAAAAGCAGGCTTAACGACTAAACAAAAAGCCCGACAAGCAAATACAGATAAACGAAAGAAAAATAAACAAAAGCGCAGTGGTGCCAAAGTGGAAACCAGCTTGCAGGAGCAAGTAAAGCAAGACTTAGCTAAGGCTCAACAAGCCAAGCAGGAAAAGGATGCGGCGCTTAATGCGGAGAAAAAGCAGCAATTAGCAATGAAAGAGCAAAAACTGCGTATTTTGCAGATCCTGCAACATCATCAAATTACCGGTGTCGAAGGGGAAAAAGAATACAATTACACTTTTAACAACGTCATCAAAAAGTTACATTTAAACGCGATGACCTACCAAGCATTAGTCAATGGTCGTTTAGCTTTGTGTGGTCAGGATGATGTTACTTATATTGTGACTAAGGAAACCGCGGAAAAGCTTGCCCAATTAGAACCAGAGGTGATTTTAGTACAAAACGATCAGGTTGATGACGAGCATACCGATGAAGAAGATCCCTATGCCGCCTATCAAATTCCAGATGATTTAATGTGGTAA
- a CDS encoding glutaredoxin family protein, with protein MFILRWLIGRIILFFDFVFSPKKPKRAPELQNEIDESTAHLSLYQLPACPFCVKVRRAMKRGGLNIAVKNINKDNSLRQELVEQGGKHKVPCLKIVNDNQEVTWLYESSDIKQYIQQFVR; from the coding sequence ATGTTTATTTTACGTTGGCTAATCGGCCGTATTATTTTATTTTTTGATTTTGTCTTTTCGCCGAAAAAACCCAAAAGAGCGCCAGAATTGCAAAATGAAATTGATGAAAGTACGGCGCATTTGAGTTTGTACCAACTGCCTGCCTGTCCGTTTTGTGTCAAAGTACGCCGCGCAATGAAACGGGGCGGATTAAATATCGCAGTTAAGAACATTAATAAAGATAATAGTCTGCGACAAGAGCTTGTAGAACAAGGAGGGAAGCACAAGGTTCCTTGTTTGAAAATTGTCAATGATAACCAAGAGGTAACCTGGTTATACGAATCATCGGATATTAAGCAATACATACAACAGTTTGTTCGTTAA
- the msrP gene encoding protein-methionine-sulfoxide reductase catalytic subunit MsrP codes for MSKAFRQHSSWQITENQVTDEAVYRSRRSFLKRLGFVGASGLLSPHANAIDWFTHKQTKRFQTHPLKFQASPATSESLTPEQKVLSHNNFYEFGTNKSDPSENAQQFKVKPWQLKVSGEVEQEITLDYDDLLKRFSLEERIYRLRCVEAWSMVIPWIGFPLAQLIKQAKPLAKAKYVAFETLYDPQQMPGQNSRRIGGGIDYPYVEGLRLDEAMHPLTLLSVGLYGKTLPPQNGAPIRLVVPWKYGFKSIKSIVSIRLVEKMPPTTWNLLAPNEYGFYANVNPEVDHPRWSQASERRITTGGLFARNRIETLPFNGYGEQVAELYKNMDLRQYY; via the coding sequence ATGTCAAAAGCATTTCGTCAACATTCTTCGTGGCAAATAACAGAAAATCAGGTGACGGATGAAGCGGTGTACCGTTCACGTCGCTCATTCCTTAAACGCTTAGGCTTTGTTGGTGCCAGTGGGTTATTATCACCACATGCTAATGCCATCGACTGGTTTACTCACAAGCAAACTAAGCGTTTTCAAACCCATCCTCTCAAGTTTCAAGCGAGTCCCGCCACAAGTGAAAGCTTAACGCCAGAGCAAAAAGTGCTCTCTCATAATAATTTTTATGAGTTTGGCACGAATAAATCCGATCCGAGTGAAAATGCCCAGCAGTTTAAGGTTAAACCATGGCAATTAAAGGTTTCAGGCGAAGTAGAGCAAGAAATCACCTTAGATTACGATGATCTACTAAAACGCTTTTCGCTGGAAGAGCGAATATATCGATTACGCTGCGTTGAAGCGTGGTCAATGGTGATCCCCTGGATTGGTTTTCCTCTGGCACAACTGATTAAACAGGCAAAGCCGTTAGCTAAGGCGAAATATGTCGCCTTTGAAACCTTGTATGATCCACAGCAAATGCCGGGACAAAACAGTCGTCGTATTGGTGGGGGCATTGATTATCCCTATGTCGAAGGCTTGCGCCTTGATGAAGCCATGCATCCGTTAACTCTGCTAAGTGTTGGCTTGTATGGCAAGACCTTACCACCGCAAAATGGTGCGCCAATTCGGCTAGTGGTTCCGTGGAAATATGGCTTTAAGAGTATTAAATCGATTGTCTCGATTCGTTTGGTTGAAAAAATGCCACCAACCACTTGGAACTTATTAGCACCGAATGAATATGGTTTTTATGCCAATGTTAATCCTGAAGTTGATCATCCAAGGTGGAGTCAGGCTAGTGAGCGACGTATTACTACTGGCGGACTCTTTGCCCGTAATCGCATCGAGACTTTGCCATTTAACGGTTATGGCGAACAGGTCGCAGAGCTATATAAAAACATGGATTTACGTCAGTATTATTAG
- the msrQ gene encoding protein-methionine-sulfoxide reductase heme-binding subunit MsrQ, whose protein sequence is MINKKSMKVILLKSVIHLVSLSLLVNVYYLAINDQLGADPVEAVLHFTGIGAFNLLLLSLLVTPIVKYCQWRIFMQVRRLLGLYSFTYALCHVLSFLAFEVQFDWPLFIEEIYQRPYVTIGMAAFVILLTLAVTSISAMKKQLGRKWQLLHNWVYLALLLVAIHFYWSVKSEIIEPSIYIILALGLLWFRKDKFTRWLANKHRANNH, encoded by the coding sequence ATGATCAACAAAAAGTCGATGAAAGTCATATTGCTTAAATCAGTGATTCATTTGGTTAGCCTATCGCTGTTAGTGAATGTCTACTATTTAGCGATTAATGATCAGCTTGGTGCCGATCCGGTAGAAGCGGTATTACATTTTACCGGCATAGGGGCATTTAATTTACTGCTACTCAGTCTCTTGGTGACCCCTATCGTTAAGTATTGCCAGTGGCGTATCTTTATGCAGGTCCGTCGTTTACTTGGTTTATACAGTTTTACGTATGCCTTGTGCCATGTCTTGAGTTTTCTAGCATTTGAAGTGCAGTTTGACTGGCCGTTATTTATCGAAGAAATTTATCAGCGTCCTTATGTCACTATAGGTATGGCGGCATTTGTGATTTTATTGACGTTGGCGGTTACTTCTATTAGCGCAATGAAAAAACAATTAGGGCGAAAATGGCAGTTGCTACATAATTGGGTTTATTTAGCGCTATTGTTGGTAGCGATTCATTTTTACTGGTCGGTAAAATCTGAAATTATAGAACCCAGTATTTATATCATACTGGCCCTTGGATTATTGTGGTTTAGAAAGGATAAATTTACCCGTTGGCTGGCAAACAAACACCGTGCCAATAACCATTAG
- a CDS encoding amidohydrolase — protein sequence MQKMAPSLLMVALSMGISACNSSESQDEKVVINKNPYPSTYHPLASQPTLIRHATVLTGTGKRLDNADVLMEQGKIVQVGTNLSASQAQVVEAEGKWLTPGIIDVHSHLGVYPSPSAESHADVNEATQPNSSEVWAEHSIWPQDPGFHQARAGGITTLQILPGSANLFGGRGVTLRNVPSPTMQGMKFPEAPYGLKMACGENPKRVYGGKKIAPSTRMGNMAGYRMAWAEAVEYKRAWDKYETDYAAGKNPEVPTRDIELDTLKGVLDGEILIHNHCYKAEEMAMMIDLGKEFGYHSGTFHHAIEAYKIADKLAENGNCAAMWPDWWGFKMEAYDMVQENVAIVDAQKNSCAVVHSDSATTIQRLNQEVGKVMYRANEHGFDIKPQHAITWITANAAKSLGIADKTGSLEPGKNADLVLWNDNPFSVYAQAEQVFVDGAKVYDRFDEKYQAQSDFMLGQR from the coding sequence ATGCAAAAAATGGCTCCATCCTTGCTGATGGTCGCTTTATCGATGGGAATTTCAGCGTGTAATAGCTCTGAGTCACAAGATGAAAAAGTGGTTATTAATAAAAACCCGTATCCGAGTACTTATCACCCGCTAGCAAGTCAACCCACCTTGATCCGTCATGCAACGGTATTAACCGGCACTGGAAAGCGCTTGGATAATGCCGATGTTTTAATGGAACAGGGTAAGATCGTGCAAGTTGGCACTAATTTATCAGCCTCGCAGGCTCAGGTTGTCGAGGCTGAAGGAAAGTGGCTGACACCTGGTATCATTGATGTCCATTCTCACCTTGGCGTTTATCCAAGTCCATCGGCGGAATCTCACGCTGATGTCAATGAAGCGACACAGCCTAACAGTTCTGAAGTATGGGCTGAACATAGCATTTGGCCGCAAGATCCTGGGTTTCATCAGGCGCGTGCTGGGGGGATCACCACATTACAGATTTTACCTGGCTCAGCCAATTTATTTGGTGGCCGAGGAGTTACCTTGCGCAATGTGCCAAGCCCGACCATGCAAGGGATGAAATTTCCTGAAGCACCTTATGGTTTGAAAATGGCCTGCGGTGAAAATCCGAAACGTGTTTATGGAGGTAAAAAAATAGCGCCATCAACCCGAATGGGCAATATGGCAGGTTATCGCATGGCTTGGGCAGAAGCGGTGGAATATAAACGCGCTTGGGATAAATATGAAACTGATTATGCTGCTGGGAAGAACCCTGAAGTACCGACGCGTGATATTGAGCTAGATACATTGAAAGGTGTACTCGATGGTGAAATCCTTATTCATAATCATTGCTATAAAGCGGAAGAGATGGCGATGATGATAGATTTAGGAAAAGAATTTGGTTATCACTCAGGAACATTTCACCATGCGATTGAAGCCTATAAAATTGCTGATAAATTAGCGGAAAATGGTAACTGCGCGGCAATGTGGCCAGATTGGTGGGGTTTTAAAATGGAAGCTTATGACATGGTGCAGGAAAATGTCGCTATTGTTGATGCACAGAAAAACTCTTGCGCTGTGGTTCATTCTGATTCAGCAACTACCATTCAACGGCTCAATCAGGAAGTTGGTAAAGTGATGTATCGGGCGAATGAGCATGGTTTTGATATTAAACCGCAACATGCGATCACCTGGATCACAGCTAATGCCGCTAAGTCGCTAGGTATTGCTGACAAAACAGGTAGCCTAGAGCCAGGGAAAAATGCCGATTTGGTGCTGTGGAACGACAATCCGTTTAGTGTTTATGCCCAGGCTGAACAGGTATTTGTTGATGGCGCTAAAGTCTATGATCGGTTTGACGAAAAATATCAGGCGCAAAGTGACTTTATGTTAGGTCAGCGGTAA